Below is a genomic region from Prunus persica cultivar Lovell chromosome G3, Prunus_persica_NCBIv2, whole genome shotgun sequence.
GCCTCTCCATTCTTGAAGTCCAGAGACTGAGCATTGAGGACGTGCTGAAGATGGAGTGGGGTTGCTTGAATTCCAAAATCAGAAGATGGGTCTGGGTTATGAAGATCTTTGTGCGGGTTTATCTTCCTAGCGAGAGATGGCTCAGTGATCAGATTTTTGGGGAGCTTGGACCAGTTTATTTAGATTGTTTTGTTGAGGCATCAAAGCCTTCAATGCTGCAACTTATGAATTTTGGTGAAGCCATGTCTATTGGTCCCCACCAACCAGAAAAGTTGTTCCGCATTCTTGACATGTATGAGGTGCTAGTGGATCTTCTTCCTGATATAGATGGTTTATACGTGGATGAGGCTGGTTCTTCTGTAAGAATTGAGTGTCATGAGGTTCTGATGAGATTGGGTGATTCCGTGAAGGCAACATTTAGTGAATTCGAGAATGCCATTGCATCAAACACCTCGACTAACCCTGTTGCTGGAGGAGGAATACACCCTCTCACCAGATATGTGATGAACTACTTGAGGACTCTTACAGACTACGGCGAGACCCTTAATGTGCTCCTTGATGACTGCGATGAAGGTGATTCCATTTCACTGTCTCCTGATATGAGTCCCACCACAGAAGAGGAGAACAAAAGCACTGATACTTTGGGCAGAATTTCCCCAATGCTTCGCCACTACCGGTCACTTGTTTCAACTCTGGAGTGCAACCTTGAGGACAAGTCCAAATTATATAAGGATGCTTCCTTGCAACACATATTTTTGATGAACAATCTGCATTACATGGCTCAGAAGGTTAAGGGGGATGAACTGAGGCTCCTTTTTGGAGATGGGTGGATTAGGAAGTGCAATGGGAAATTTCAACAGCATGCAATGAACTACCAGAGAGCTAGTTGGAGTTCCATTCTTTCTTTGCTGAAAGAGGAGGGCATTCAAAATCCTGGTTCAAATTCCATCTCTAAAACCCTCCTTAAGGAAAGGCTCCGCAGCTTTTATCTTGCTTTCGAGGAGATTTACAAGAGCCAAACAACATGGTTGATTCCGGATCCTCAGCTTCGAGAAGATGTGCAAATCTCGACATCTCTGAATGTAGTCCAAGCTTACAGGACATTCGTGGGAAGACATTCCAACGACATAAGTGACAAGCTCATCAAGTACAGTGCTGATGATTTGCAGAATTACCTTTTGGATCTCTTTGAGGGATCCTCAAAATCATTACAGAATTCCAGCAGGAGGTGACACCAGAGTAGATAATACTGTCaatgtttattatttatgaCGGAGGGAAAGCGTTTATTTAACGTTCCCCTCTACTCATGTATGTTTTGATTGTTAAACAGGTTAGGATCCccattgaaattgaaagggGTTCTCTCCCTCCGTAGTTTTGTGTGTAATGTAATATGATGAAGTAGGTTCATTTTTTGTGATCCCTGTAGTCCATGTGGTAACTGATATATGTATTGGATGCTAGCGGCAATTCATATGGAACTTTGTGTGTTTTAACTAAATctgtttctcttcttcttttaagtAATTGAGATGCATATATGTATTGGATGCTAGCGGCAATTCATATGGAACTTTATGTGTTTTAACTAAATctgtttctcttcttcttttaagtAATTGAGATGCATGTTTATAGACTCTCAAATTTGAGAGACTGATAAAGTCCACCAGGATAGCATGTAAGAAGATTTAGCGCCAAATAGTCAATATAATGTCAAAGACCCAGAACGCGGTTATGATATTTACCATGCAGAAAGTTGAGGCCAACAAGAAGAGGTCTGATTATTCAGCAGCAGAATTGTCAAAACAGAGTTGCAAGCAAGCATGTGGTCATAATGCATTGAGACTTCAAGGCAATGGAGCCTGCAtgcatttcatttcatttactgtCCAGCTCAACCGGAATTTGGCAACTGATATTTTCATGTGGCCCCCCTGGAAAAGTGTGCTTTTGTTGGAAATGTCATCAATGTAAAGGTAGTGGTAGGAGATATTAATGGAGACACTGAATAGGGAGACGCCTTGTCTGTGATTTTGTGGCTGAGAAGAACCGCTTCAGAGCTATGGCTGAGTCAGGCCTGTCAAGCTCCCATACAAGTGGCCTTGAACAAGTATTGTGCACCTAGTAAAATCcactgatttcttttttcttgttcaacTTCATTTATTTTCCAACAAGTAGATCAATTCTG
It encodes:
- the LOC18783747 gene encoding exocyst complex component EXO70B1 isoform X1, which codes for MRFMKQKICLCLRFDLELLGLFDLLFVCVATCKSLKTAKRFRFNCQSISVLAVDLKRFLVRLVGLHFCSVSCMSMGDCKSMRPVMEGEDDLIAAARNIARALGSKKNLTDGEREILANLGTQLSTMISLSEKKGEKSGDIEDRLNSIQERVMSWEADQSMIWNSGPNESLEYVKAVEEARRFVERLEGLRLNKDDQEYEVLQKAYDVLQTAMARLEDEFKYMLVQNRQPFEPEHMSFRSSEEDIVDGSSIISFGDDSFEDSLQRDSVSRASEEVIIDLVHPDVVPELRGIANLMFNCTYDQECIQAYTSIRRDALDECLSILEVQRLSIEDVLKMEWGCLNSKIRRWVWVMKIFVRVYLPSERWLSDQIFGELGPVYLDCFVEASKPSMLQLMNFGEAMSIGPHQPEKLFRILDMYEVLVDLLPDIDGLYVDEAGSSVRIECHEVLMRLGDSVKATFSEFENAIASNTSTNPVAGGGIHPLTRYVMNYLRTLTDYGETLNVLLDDCDEGDSISLSPDMSPTTEEENKSTDTLGRISPMLRHYRSLVSTLECNLEDKSKLYKDASLQHIFLMNNLHYMAQKVKGDELRLLFGDGWIRKCNGKFQQHAMNYQRASWSSILSLLKEEGIQNPGSNSISKTLLKERLRSFYLAFEEIYKSQTTWLIPDPQLREDVQISTSLNVVQAYRTFVGRHSNDISDKLIKYSADDLQNYLLDLFEGSSKSLQNSSRR
- the LOC18783747 gene encoding exocyst complex component EXO70B1 isoform X2, whose protein sequence is MSMGDCKSMRPVMEGEDDLIAAARNIARALGSKKNLTDGEREILANLGTQLSTMISLSEKKGEKSGDIEDRLNSIQERVMSWEADQSMIWNSGPNESLEYVKAVEEARRFVERLEGLRLNKDDQEYEVLQKAYDVLQTAMARLEDEFKYMLVQNRQPFEPEHMSFRSSEEDIVDGSSIISFGDDSFEDSLQRDSVSRASEEVIIDLVHPDVVPELRGIANLMFNCTYDQECIQAYTSIRRDALDECLSILEVQRLSIEDVLKMEWGCLNSKIRRWVWVMKIFVRVYLPSERWLSDQIFGELGPVYLDCFVEASKPSMLQLMNFGEAMSIGPHQPEKLFRILDMYEVLVDLLPDIDGLYVDEAGSSVRIECHEVLMRLGDSVKATFSEFENAIASNTSTNPVAGGGIHPLTRYVMNYLRTLTDYGETLNVLLDDCDEGDSISLSPDMSPTTEEENKSTDTLGRISPMLRHYRSLVSTLECNLEDKSKLYKDASLQHIFLMNNLHYMAQKVKGDELRLLFGDGWIRKCNGKFQQHAMNYQRASWSSILSLLKEEGIQNPGSNSISKTLLKERLRSFYLAFEEIYKSQTTWLIPDPQLREDVQISTSLNVVQAYRTFVGRHSNDISDKLIKYSADDLQNYLLDLFEGSSKSLQNSSRR